The following coding sequences lie in one Candidatus Phytoplasma solani genomic window:
- the dnaA gene encoding chromosomal replication initiator protein DnaA, translating to MNSYIEIWNLILKDLSKIYSDEVFKETFSNINKIYNKEEKIIILVETEFIKNKIYKMYFKKIQELIKIKIKKHLEIEFVSKEKNEKIDFKNINNENIKIEEKKINFNKYNSGNINSKYHLDNFVVGKSNKFAFKIAKKIIEEEKVTINPFYIFGKTGIGKTHLIQGIGNYIIEKKNKKVLYVKADGFIEEFTNQLRKAKMEDFNEKYRDIDVLLVDDIQIMAGATRTQMEFFKLFDYLYLNQKQIIITSDKAASELKNIMSRLTSRFESGLMVDIQSPDFAHRINILKKKVLEFQNNDPLKIKKEILELIAFSFVNNIREMEGALLRLLNYAQTFGYQIDLKVANEALDPLIKSKKNISYDEDVLEKIKLTVSKFFNISVRDLMGKKKQHKYTLPRHVAIYLIKELKGIPYNIVGSFFKRNHSAVFKAYQKIKKNYETDCKLKNSIDLILKKINS from the coding sequence ATGAATTCTTATATTGAAATCTGGAATTTAATTTTAAAAGATTTATCTAAAATTTATAGCGATGAAGTTTTTAAAGAAACATTTTCTAATATTAATAAAATTTATAATAAAGAAGAAAAAATAATTATTTTAGTAGAAACAGAATTTATTAAAAATAAAATTTATAAAATGTATTTTAAAAAAATTCAAGAATTAATTAAAATTAAAATAAAAAAACATTTAGAAATCGAATTTGTTTCTAAAGAAAAAAATGAAAAAATAGATTTTAAAAATATTAATAATGAAAACATTAAAATTGAAGAAAAAAAAATAAATTTTAATAAATATAATTCTGGCAATATTAATTCTAAATATCATTTAGATAATTTTGTTGTTGGTAAAAGTAACAAATTTGCCTTCAAAATAGCTAAAAAAATAATAGAAGAAGAAAAAGTTACAATTAATCCTTTTTATATCTTTGGTAAAACTGGTATCGGTAAAACACATCTTATCCAAGGAATTGGTAATTATATAATAGAAAAGAAAAATAAAAAAGTTTTATATGTCAAAGCTGATGGCTTTATTGAAGAATTTACTAATCAATTACGAAAAGCCAAAATGGAAGATTTTAATGAAAAATATCGTGATATTGATGTTTTATTAGTTGATGATATTCAAATTATGGCAGGAGCCACCAGAACTCAAATGGAATTTTTTAAACTTTTTGATTATCTTTATTTAAATCAAAAACAAATTATTATTACAAGTGATAAAGCAGCTTCAGAACTAAAAAATATTATGTCTAGATTAACTTCTCGATTTGAATCTGGTTTAATGGTTGATATTCAAAGTCCTGATTTTGCCCACCGGATTAATATTTTAAAAAAGAAAGTATTAGAATTTCAAAATAACGACCCTTTAAAAATTAAAAAAGAAATTTTAGAATTAATTGCTTTTTCTTTTGTTAATAATATCAGAGAGATGGAAGGGGCTTTATTAAGACTTTTAAATTATGCTCAAACATTTGGATATCAAATCGATTTGAAAGTTGCCAATGAGGCTTTAGACCCTTTAATTAAAAGTAAAAAAAATATTTCTTACGATGAAGATGTTTTAGAAAAAATTAAATTAACAGTTAGTAAATTTTTTAACATCAGCGTTCGTGACTTAATGGGAAAAAAAAAACAACATAAATATACTTTACCAAGGCATGTTGCTATATATTTAATCAAAGAATTAAAAGGAATTCCTTATAATATTGTTGGTAGTTTTTTTAAAAGAAATCATTCAGCCGTTTTTAAAGCTTATCAAAAAATTAAAAAAAATTATGAAACTGATTGTAAATTGAAAAATTCAATTGATCTTATTTTAAAAAAAATTAACTCTTAA
- the dnaN gene encoding DNA polymerase III subunit beta, translating to MYLEINKDILLQQLLKIQKILPQKSFFPIFNALKITTQKNTLILEVNNGNIAVKIAIQDQSLKIKKEGQIACLGKYFIEIIKKINDPLVEITVTENNFLVIQTSFCEYKLKLMDVLDFLLLEFSFQETDFFEIEVSNFKKMLKEVNFASSKSEKRPILMSSNLIYEKNILQALATDSFRMSRKNIELNVSYRNFDIVIPNKSLEELIKILDYYEDKTLKFYSDNRKIFLEIDDLWFQTTLLEGDYPKIQAVNLQSFPFIIHLNKEDLTKALERISLFFFKEETNNVILFHLTEEKIIEISISNENLGTALEKIVPLKENTKNFSIAFNAKYLEDILKVLTAREIVFYFETPLKPFIVTTLGKEASTHLILPIPKDNY from the coding sequence ATGTATTTAGAAATTAATAAAGATATATTGTTGCAACAACTTTTAAAAATACAAAAAATTTTGCCCCAAAAAAGTTTTTTCCCTATTTTTAATGCTTTAAAAATTACAACTCAAAAAAATACTTTAATTTTAGAAGTTAATAATGGTAATATTGCGGTTAAAATAGCAATTCAAGATCAAAGTTTAAAAATTAAAAAAGAAGGTCAAATTGCTTGTTTAGGAAAATATTTTATCGAAATAATTAAAAAAATTAATGACCCTTTAGTTGAAATTACCGTTACGGAAAATAATTTTTTAGTAATTCAAACTAGTTTTTGTGAATATAAATTAAAATTGATGGATGTTTTAGACTTTTTGCTTCTTGAATTCAGTTTTCAAGAGACAGATTTTTTTGAGATTGAAGTTTCTAATTTTAAAAAAATGCTTAAAGAAGTTAATTTTGCCAGTTCTAAGAGTGAAAAAAGACCTATTTTGATGAGTTCCAATTTAATTTATGAAAAAAACATTTTGCAAGCGTTAGCCACTGATTCTTTTAGAATGAGTCGTAAAAATATTGAATTAAATGTTTCTTATCGTAATTTTGATATAGTTATTCCAAATAAAAGTTTGGAAGAATTGATTAAAATCTTAGATTATTATGAAGATAAAACATTAAAATTTTATTCAGATAATAGAAAAATCTTTTTAGAAATTGATGATTTATGGTTTCAAACTACTCTTTTAGAAGGTGATTATCCTAAAATACAAGCTGTTAATTTGCAATCTTTTCCTTTTATCATTCATTTGAATAAAGAAGATTTAACTAAAGCCTTAGAAAGAATTTCTTTATTTTTTTTCAAAGAAGAAACTAATAATGTGATTTTATTTCATTTAACAGAAGAAAAAATAATTGAAATTTCAATTTCAAACGAAAATTTAGGTACAGCTTTAGAAAAAATTGTCCCTTTGAAAGAAAATACTAAAAATTTTTCAATCGCTTTTAATGCTAAATATTTAGAAGATATTTTAAAAGTTTTAACTGCACGAGAAATTGTTTTTTACTTTGAAACCCCTTTAAAACCTTTTATCGTAACTACTTTAGGAAAAGAAGCTTCTACTCATTTGATTTTACCTATTCCAAAAGACAATTATTAA
- a CDS encoding DUF2963 domain-containing protein yields MERRLKNVETLLKKTVYDFDTKNIDYISEFDRKTESLIKETFYNLYTKTIWFIKEYDKITHKLIKKTYYQDDGKTVNLVREYDKNTGELKEKWKSMEFEKPVIINYNYLKNYKIIKNNTFHLSF; encoded by the coding sequence ATTGAAAGACGTCTTAAAAATGTAGAAACTCTTTTGAAAAAAACTGTTTATGATTTTGATACAAAAAATATTGATTATATAAGTGAATTTGATAGAAAAACTGAAAGTCTAATTAAAGAAACTTTTTATAATTTGTATACAAAAACTATTTGGTTTATAAAGGAATATGACAAAATAACACATAAATTAATTAAAAAAACTTATTATCAAGATGACGGTAAAACTGTTAATTTGGTAAGAGAATATGATAAAAACACAGGTGAATTAAAAGAAAAATGGAAATCTATGGAGTTTGAAAAACCTGTTATTATAAATTATAATTATTTAAAAAATTACAAGATAATAAAAAATAATACATTTCATCTATCCTTTTAA
- a CDS encoding DUF2963 domain-containing protein has product MKNEIKLVKRNGWPIIEEYNQETNKLVKETAFNNDNKAIWFIREYEQYKNTGKEIKEINYGCGGGKNVRDISEYDKNTSELTKQTFLQSDGTIDCMYEFKQTARKLAIKETYFHNNGQIKEVKHINKTC; this is encoded by the coding sequence ATGAAAAATGAAATTAAATTAGTTAAAAGAAACGGTTGGCCAATTATTGAAGAATACAATCAAGAAACAAACAAACTAGTTAAAGAAACAGCATTTAACAACGATAATAAAGCAATTTGGTTTATTCGTGAATACGAACAATATAAAAACACAGGTAAAGAAATCAAAGAAATTAATTACGGATGTGGTGGCGGAAAAAATGTTCGTGATATAAGCGAATATGATAAAAACACTAGCGAATTAACGAAACAAACATTTTTACAATCCGACGGGACAATTGATTGTATGTATGAATTCAAACAAACCGCTCGCAAACTAGCTATTAAAGAAACTTATTTTCACAACAACGGTCAAATTAAAGAAGTAAAACATATAAATAAAACATGTTAA